One Triticum dicoccoides isolate Atlit2015 ecotype Zavitan chromosome 5B, WEW_v2.0, whole genome shotgun sequence genomic window carries:
- the LOC119307235 gene encoding p21-activated protein kinase-interacting protein 1-like: MALVAGSYERFIWGFSLKALAASAAEEAQPLAPLFSYPAHAGPIRCVAAAPRAGLAASGGADDSIRLYDLRAAADLGPLLDPSAAVSALAFHSIGPVPRNLLAASDDGLLHLYDADGFALLTSLRVFPRGREAADALAVHPSGRVALAVGRAGGLSMVNLLRGRRSFTCRLERPASTVAYSEDAAGGDRFVMAAEEKVTVHDSEDARIIHEMPCDKRVLALAPSKNGILYTGGEDRGITAWDLSTGKVSSRIEGAHSTRVKGIVVFDNRNDGSESSTLVASASSDGIIRIWDVRMIGNEKPTPLAEANTKARLTCLAGTSLK, translated from the exons ATGGCCCTCGTCGCCGGCTCCTACGAGCGCTTCATCTGGGGCTTCTCCCTCAAGgccctcgccgcctccgccgccgaggAGGCCCAGCCCCTCGCGCCGCTCTTCTCCTACCCGGCCCACGCGGGGCCCATCCGCTGCGTGGCGGCCGCGCCGCGGGCGGGGCTCGCGGCCTCCGGCGGCGCCGACGACTCCATCCGCCTCTACGACCtgcgcgccgccgccgacctcggccCGCTTCTCGACCCCTCCGCCGCCGTCTCCGCGCTCGCCTTCCACTCCATCGGCCCCGTCCCGCGCAACCTCCTCGCCGCCTCCGACGACGGCCTGCTCCACCTCTACGACGCCGACGGCTTCGCGCTCCTCACCTCGCTCCGCGTCTTCCCGCGGGGCCGCGAGGCCGCCGACGCCCTCGCCGTGCACCCCTCGGGCCGGGTCGCGCTCGCCGTCGGCCGCGCCGGGGGCCTCTCCATGGTCAACCTCCTCCGCGGCCGCCGCAGCTTCACCTGCCGCCTCGAGCGCCCCGCCTCCACCGTCGCCTACTCCGAGGACGCCGCCGGCGGTGACCGTTTTGTGATGGCCGCCGAGGAGAAGGTCACCGTGCATGACTCCGAGGACGCCAGGATCATCCATGAGATGCCCTGCGACAAGAGGGTTCTCGCCTTAGCTCCATCAAAG AATGGAATTCTTTACACCGGAGGGGAGGATCGTGGTATTACTGCTTGGGACCTGTCGACCGGCAAGGTTTCATCGCGCATCGAGGGCGCTCATTCAACCCGTGTAAAAGGGATTGTCGTTTTCGATAACCGGAATGACGGATCTGAATCGAGCACTTTAGTTGCCTCGGCTTCATCTGATGGCATCATAAGGATCTGGGATGTTCGGATGATTGGAAACGAGAAGCCTACTCCGTTGGCAGAGGCCAACACAAAGGCAAGGCTAACATGCCTTGCTGGGACGTCATTGAAAT GA
- the LOC119307238 gene encoding protein DETOXIFICATION 41-like yields MEGDGDAATAPLLDFIDDQSAASEELLRWEPVPFDVLSRLALWEAGNLWRISWASILITLFSFTLSLVTQMFVGHLGELELAGASITNIGIQGLAYGIMLGMSTAVQTVCGQAYGARRYRAMGVVCQRALLLQFVTAVAIAFFYWYSGPFLRLIGQAEDVAVAGQLYARGLVPQLLAFALFCPMQRFLQAQNIVNPVAYMVLAVLVFHILISWLAVFVLSFGLLGAALTLSFSWWVLVALTWAYIIWSPACKETWTGLSMLAFRGLWGYAKLAFASAVMLALEVWYVQGFVLLTGFLPNSEIALDSLSICINYWNWDFQIMLGLSYAASIRVGNELGAGHPKVARLSVLVVVTVSIAFSILATIVVMALKYPLSTLYTSSTTVIEAVIALMPLLAISIFLNGIQPILSGVAVGSGWQVIVAYVNVGAYYIIGLPIGCVLGFKTSLGAAGIWWGLIIGVAVQTVALIVITARTNWDSEVEKAIQRLRHTAADEGGMVVDGDV; encoded by the exons ATGGAGGGAGATGGCGACGCTGCGACGGCGCCGTTGCTGGACTTCATCGATGACCAGTCAGCCGCCTCGGAGGAGCTGCTGCGGTGGGAGCCAGTGCCATTCGACGTGCTGTCGCGGCTGGCATTGTGGGAAGCCGGCAACCTGTGGCGCATCTCATGGGCGTCCATCCTCATCACGCTCTTCAGCTTCACTCTCAGCCTCGTCACGCAGATGTTTGTTGGCCACCTTGGTGAGCTCGAGCTCGCTGGGGCCTCCATCACCAACATCGGCATCCAGGGCCTAGCCTACGGCATCATG CTCGGCATGTCGACTGCAGTGCAGACGGTGTGCGGCCAGGCCTACGGTGCGAGGAGGTACAGGGCGATGGGCGTTGTTTGCCAGAGAGCGCTCCTCCTCCAGTTTGTGACGGCCGTCGCCATCGCTTTCTTCTACTGGTACTCTGGGCCATTCCTGCGGCTCATTGGGCAGGCTGAGGATGTGGCTGTGGCGGGGCAGCTGTATGCTCGTGGGCTGGTGCCGCAGCTGCTCGCGTTTGCACTCTTCTGCCCGATGCAGAGGTTCCTGCAGGCTCAGAACATCGTCAACCCCGTGGCATACATGGTGCTTGCTGTGCTCGTCTTCCACATCCTCATCTCGTGGCTCGCTGTGTTCGTtctcagctttggccttctcggcgcGGCTCTGACGCTGAGCTTCTCTTGGTGGGTGCTTGTGGCGTTGACATGGGCATACATCATCTGGAGCCCGGCTTGTAAGGAGACGTGGACCGGGCTGTCCATGCTCGCTTTCAGAGGCCTCTGGGGATACGCCAAGCTCGCCTTCGCATCGGCTGTTATGCTAGC ATTGGAGGTCTGGTACGTGCAAGGATTTGTGCTTCTGACTGGCTTCCTCCCCAACTCAGAGATTGCTCTTGATTCGCTCTCTATCTG CATCAACTACTGGAACTGGGACTTCCAAATCATGCTTGGTTTAAGCTATGCGGCCAG TATCCGTGTCGGCAACGAGCTTGGCGCTGGCCATCCAAAGGTCGCAAGGTTGTCGGTCCTGGTGGTCGTCACGGTGAGCATCGCCTTCAGCATTCTCGCCACAATCGTCGTCATGGCCCTCAAGTACCCGCTGAGCACCCTCTACACGAGTAGCACGACGGTGATTGAGGCTGTCATTGCACTGATGCCGTTGCTGGCCATCAGCATCTTCTTGAATGGGATCCAGCCAATCCTCTCAG GAGTCGCCGTCGGGAGCGGGTGGCAAGTCATAGTTGCCTATGTCAACGTCGGGGCTTACTACATCATTGGGCTGCCAATCGGATGCGTTCTGGGGTTCAAAACAAGCCTGGGAGCAGCT GGGATCTGGTGGGGCTTGATCATAGGGGTGGCGGTGCAGACAGTGGCTCTGATCGTCATCACGGCCAGGACCAACTGGGACAGCGAG GTGGAGAAGGCGATCCAGCGGCTGCGGCACACCGCTGCAGACGAGGGTGGCATGGTGGTCGACGGCGACGTCTAA
- the LOC119307237 gene encoding pentatricopeptide repeat-containing protein At5g16640, mitochondrial-like, translated as MAGHLAKNPLLLLLQPRRLCTAAASSSAAAGELVQETPRDDDLAEESRSRLVRDTCKLLELRGSWTRKLEAQLRHLLRVLSPPQVRAVLRAQAQTDTRAAFEFFRWADRQWRYRHAPEVFDEMLSLLSHTRLHDPARRVMRLMIRRRMRRGTQQFAHLMLSYSRAGKLRSAMRVLQLMQKDGCAPDISICNVAVNVLVFAGRIDKALEFSDRMRRVGVEPDVVTYNCLIKGLCSVRRVVEALEMISVMLQNGCPPDKITYYTVMGFLCKEKRVAEVRDLLGRMRNDAGLFPDQVTYNMLIHVLAKHGHADEALEFLRESEGKRFRVDEVGYSAVVHSFCFNGRMAEAKEIVSEMISKECHPDVVTYSAVVDGFCRIGEIDQARKMMKHMYKNGCKPNIVTHTALLNGLCKAGKTSEAWELLNNSAEEWWTPSDITYSVVMHGFRREGKLKESCDVVAQMLQKGFFPTTVEINLLIHALCKEGQPAEAKDFMEQCQSKGCTINVINFTTVIHGFSRQGDLESALSLLDDLYLSNRHPDVVTYTVVVNALGKKGRLKEATELVKKMLNRGIVPTLVTYRTVIHRYCEKGTVEELLDLLDKMLARQELKSVYNQVIEKLCALGKINEAYSLLSKVLRTASQRDAQTCHILMESFLNRGLAVQSYNVACQMFQRNLIPDIKLCRKVDNQLTLEKQPAAGKLIVKFLERGLLNLKQENW; from the exons ATGGCTGGGCATCTAGCCAAAAACCCattgctcctcctcctccagccccgccgcctctgcaccgccgccgcgtcctcctcggccgccgcGGGAGAACTCGTCCAGGAGACGCCCCGCGACGATGACCTCGCGGAGGAGTCGCGCAGCCGCCTCGTGCGCGACACCTGCAAGCTGCTCGAGCTCCGCGGCTCGTGGACCCGGAAGCTGGAGGCGCAGCTCCGGCACCTGCTCCGGGTGCTCTCCCCGCCGCAGGTCCGCGCCGTGCTCCGCGCGCAGGCGCAGACGGACACCCGCGCCGCGTTCGAATTCTTCCGCTGGGCAGATCGCCAGTGGCGCTACCGGCACGCCCcggaggtgttcgacgaaatgctgaGCCTCCTCAGCCACACCAGGCTCCACGACCCCGCCCGGCGCGTCATGCGCCTCATGATCCGTCGCCGCATGAGGCGCGGGACTCAGCAGTTCGCGCACCTCATGCTCTCGTACAGCCGTGCGGGGAAGCTCCGCTCCGCCATGCGCGTGCTCCAGCTCATGCAGAAGGATGGGTGCGCGCCTGACATATCGATATGCAACGTGGCGGTGAATGTGCTTGTGTTTGCGGGGCGCATCGACAAGGCGCTTGAGTTTAGCGACCGGATGCGGCGTGTTGGGGTCGAGCCGGATGTAGTCACATACAATTGCCTTATTAAGGGGTTATGTAGCGTGCGGAGGGTTGTTGAGGCGCTAGAGATGATCAGTGTAATGCTGCAAAATGGGTGCCCACCTGATAAGATTACCTATTATACAGTGATGGGCTTCTTGTGCAAGGAGAAGAGGGTGGCAGAGGTGCGGGATTTGCTTGGGAGGATGAGGAATGATGCGGGTCTATTTCCAGATCAGGTCACGTATAACATGCTTATCCATGTGCTTGCAAAGCATGGGCATGCAGATGAGGCGTTGGAGTTCTTGAGGGAGTCAGAGGGGAAAAGATTTCGTGTTGATGAGGTTGGATatagtgcagttgtgcactctttcTGCTTCAATGGGAGGATGGCTGAGGCAAAGGAGATTGTAAGTGAGATGATCTCAAAAGAATGTCACCCTGACGTTGTGACATATAGCGCAGTTGTTGATGGGTTCTGCCGGATCGGGGAAATTGATCAAGCAAGAAAGATGATGAAGCATATGTATAAGAACGGCTGCAAGCCAAACATAGTCACACATACTGCATTATTAAATGGTCTCTGCAAAGCTGGGAAAACTTCAGAGGCTTGGGAATTGCTAAACAACAGTGCAGAGGAGTGGTGGACTCCAAGTGATATCACATACAGTGTTGTAATGCATGGGTTTAGAAGAGAAGGGAAACTAAAGGAATCATGTGATGTGGTTGCCCAGATGTTGCAGAAGGGTTTCTTTCCCACTACTGTGGAGATTAACTTACTGATCCATGCGTTATGTAAGGAAGGCCAGCCGGCAGAGGCCAAAGACTTCATGGAGCAGTGCCAAAGCAAAGGTTGTACCATTAATGTTATCAACTTTACTACTGTAATTCATGGATTTTCTCGGCAGGGGGATTTGGAATCAGCGCTGTCTTTGTTGGATGACTTGTATCTCAGCAACAGGCATCCAGATGTTGTAACTTATACTGTTGTTGTCAATGCTTTGGGAAAGAAAGGTCGGCTGAAAGAAGCGACGGAGCTTGTGAAGAAAATGCTTAATAGAGGAATTGTCCCTACACTTGTTACATACAGGACAGTGATACATAGATACTGTGAGAAGGGTACAGTGGAAGAATTACTCGATCTGCTGGATAAGATGTTAGCAAGACAAGAGCTTAAGAGTGTATACAATCAGGTCATTGAGAAGCTATGTGCATTAGGTAAAATAAATGAAGCTTACAGTCTCCTCAGCAAGGTACTGAGAACTGCCTCACAGAGAGATGCTCAGACATGCCACATTCTGATGGAGAGTTTTCTTAATAGAGGTCTCGCAGTTCAGTCATACAATGTGGCGTGCCAGATGTTTCAGAGAAATTTAATTCCTGATATTAAATTGTGTCGAAAAGTTGACAATCAGCTGACCTTAGAGAAACAACCAGCTGCTGGAAAGCTTATAGTTAAGTTTTTAGAAAGAGGTCTTCTGAATCTGAAACAAGAAAA TTGGTAA